Below is a window of Defluviimonas sp. SAOS-178_SWC DNA.
AGAAGACGATTTCGCCGCGACGCACCCCGCCAACCTGCAAATGGCGCGGTTCCTTTACGATATCGAGATGCGCTGGTCGGGGCGCGCCAGCGAGAAGGGGCTGGACTTCAAGGTCTCCCGCTCCGGCGACGTGCCGCAAGTCTTGACACTCGACCGCATCGCGTTGGAACGGATCCTCTCCAACATCCTCTCCAACGCCGTCAAGTACACCGATGAAGGCACTGTTGGCCTCGACATCTGCATGGCCGACACCGGCGCGCTCAGGATCACCGTCGTCGACCAGGGCCCCGGCTTTTCGGCCGATGCTCTGACCCGGCTCTTCGAGTTCAAGGGACGCCCTGACGGCACCGGAAAGCCCGGACAGGGGCTCGGGATGCATATCACCAAGAGCATGGCCGGACGCCTCGGCGGCACGATCAGCGTGGAGAACCTGCCGACTCGCGGGGCGCGCGTGACGCTCGACCTGCCGCCCGATACCTGGACGATTGCAGCGTCGGAACCGATCGTGGAATTGCCGGACCTGAGCCGGACTAAGGTTCTCGTGGCCGAGGACAACGCGACCAACCAGACCATCATCGGACACATGCTCGCCAAGATGGGCGCGCAGTACGAGATCGCCGAAGACGGGGTCGAGGCGCTGCACTGGCTCGAACGCGAGAATTTCGACCTCGCCCTCATCGATATCGAGATGCCGCGGCTGAGCGGGATCGACGTGATCCGCGCCCTGCGCGCCAACGACCGGCTGCATTCGCACATGCCGATCATCGCGATCACCGCCTATGTGCTGCGCGCCAACCGCGATGCGATCTACGCCGCCGGGGCCGATGCGATCCTCGCCAAACCGCTGGCGGGGCTCGAAACCTTCGGCATGGCCATCACCAACGTCCTCAACCGGGTAAACCGGCCCGAGGAAGACCAGACCGTCCAGGCCGACGAGATGGCGGAGTTCGACCGCGCCAGCTTCGACCGGTTGATCGACATCGCCGGGCCGGTGGCATCGCGCGAACTGCTGGAGCGTCTTTGCAACGATCTGCGCAAAACGGAACGCGGCCTCGTTGCCGGACTGGCAGACAACGACATCGCCGCCATCCGGGCCGAGACCCACGTGCTCATCGCGCTTGCCGGGGCGGTCGGCGCGGCGCGGCTTCAGGCGCTGGCACAGACCTTGAATGTCGCCGCCCACCGGCGCGAACGCGGCGATCTCTCGCAACTCGGCCGCGATGCGCTGGCGCAGCTCGACCGGCTCATCCATTTCGTCAATCAGGAACGCGCGCGTCGGGGCGAGGCCGCATGACCGGCCGACCGCTTCTGCTGGTCGAGGACACGCCATCCCTCCAACTCGTCTATGAATCCGTGCTTCGTTCCGCCGGCCACGAGGTGCAGAGCGCAGACGATGCCGCCTCGGGTCTCGCCGCGTTCAAGACACTTCAGCCGCCGGTCGTCCTTCTCGACTTGATGCTGCCCGACCGCGACGGGCTCGACCTCATGCGCGAGTTCCTGACGATCAAGCCGGACACCCATGTCATCGTGATCACGGCCAACGGCTCCATCAACAAGGCCGTCGCGGCGATGCGCGCCGGGGCGCATGAGTTCCTCGTCAAGCCCTTCGACGAGCAGCGCTTTCTCAATGCGATCGACAACGCTTTGGCGGGAACCACCGACAATGGCCCGGCATCGGCGAACGGCAAGGCGGCCACCGCCCCAGGCGATTTCATCGGTGAGTCCGAGCCGATGCGGCAGGTCTATGCGAAGATCGGCTCCGTCGCGCGCTCGATGGCCACGGTCTTCATCACCGGCGAGAGCGGCACCGGCAAGGAGTTGTGCGCGCAGGCCGTCCATGACTTGTCGAACCGCGCCCGGGGTCCATTCGTCCCGCTCAATTGCGGCGCCATCCCCTCCGAGTTGCTGGAATCCGAGGTGTTCGGCCATGTGAAGGGATCCTTCACCGGCGCGATTTCCGACAAGCCCGGCGCCGCCGCCGCCGCCGATGGCGGCACGCTGTTCCTCGACGAGATCTGCGAGCTGGATCTCAACCTCCAGACCAAGCTCCTGCGATTCCTCCAGACCTCGACGATCCAGCCGGTAGGCGCCACGCGGTCGCGAAAGGTCAATGTCCGCATCATCTGCGCGACCAACCGGGACCCCTTGCAAGAGGTCCGGCGCGGCCGCTTCCGCGAAGACCTTTATTACCGGCTCCACGTCGTGCCGATCCTCATGCCGCCCCTGCGCGAACGCGGCGACGATGTCGTCGCAATTGCAGAGGCAGCGCTTGCCCGCTTCGCGTGCGAGGAAGGCCGGCAGTTCCGCGACATCGACCCGGACGTGAAGACGCTTTTTCGTGCCCTCGACTGGCCGGGCAACGTGCGTCAGCTTCTCAACGTGATGCGCCATGTCGTGGTTCTGAACGACGGGCCGACGGTCACCCGCGCCATGCTGCCGTTCGAGCTGCATCACGAACTGGAGCGGGCCGGGGATGCCGCACAGGAGAGCGCGGCGCCTCAGGTGCCGCTCGAAGGGCTCGTCGGGCGCACGCTGGCGGAAATCGAGCGCCTCGTGATCGAGGAAACCATCGCCCGGCACGGCGGATCGGTGCCGAAGGCGGCGCGGGTGCTCGACGTCTCGCCATCGACCCTCTACCGCAAGATCGAAAGCTGGAAGCAGCGTAGCTAGGCCCGTTCAGACGAACTGTTCGCGCGTCAGCCGCTCTTCGAGACCGTGACCGGGATCGAAGAGAATGCGGTGGCGCACCGACGGCTCCGACTGCACCTCGACCGTCACCACGTCGCGGGCGGAGCGCCCGTCGGCATCGGCCATGACCGGGCGCTTCTGCGGGTCGAGCACATCGAAACGCACCTTCGCGGTCATCGGCAGAAGCGCCCCCCGCCAGCGCCGCGGCCGGAATGCCGCCATTGCCGTCAGCGCCAGCACCTCGGCGCCGATGGGCAGGATAGGCCCGTGCGCGGAGTAGTTGTAGGCGGTCGATCCCGCCGGCGTGCACACCAGCGCACCGTCGCAGACAAGCTCCTCCATCCGCATCTTGCCGTCGATGGTGATCCTGAGCTTCGCCGCCTGCGGGCCGGCGCGCAGAAGCGAGACCTCGTTGATCGCCAGCGCCTCGTGGACGGTCCCGTCGGCACGGGTCGCGCGCATGGAAAGCGGGTTGATCACCTCTTCCTCGGCCGACTCGAGCCGCTCGCGCAGCCCCTCCTCGCCGTATTCGTTCATCAGAAAACCGATCGTGCCGCAGTTCATTCCATATACCGGAACATCCATCGCCTGCGTCGCGTGCAGCGTGTGCAGCATGAAGCCGTCGCCGCCGAGCGCAACGATCACCTCGGCCTTATCCAGAGGCACCGAACCGTAGATCGCCGAGAGCTTGGCAAGCGCGTCCTTCGCCGCCTCGCTGTCGCTTGCCAGAAACGTGATCTTGCCTGCCTTCGGCACCGCTGGCCCCTTTCGTCCTTTCGTGCATTGATCCATGCAGTGGACTGCGAAGACAACCCCATCCGCGCCGTGCAGTGATTGGATGAGATGGAAAGGCCCGCCCGTGACTCTTTTGCCAACCGTTTCCCGCCGCACTCTGCTGGCCGGCCTCGGCGGCCTTGCACTCGCGGCCCCGGCGCTTCTGCGCCCCCGCCCGGCCTATGCCGCGCTGACCGGGCGGCCGTTCGCGCAGCCCGCTCTCGACGCCGGCCGCACGGAAGCCGGGCGCCGGGTCTTCGATCTCGCGGTCGCGGCGGGTCGCCACCAATTCCTCGACGGGGTCGAGACCGCGACGACCGGCATCAATTCCGCCTTCCTCGGCCCGATCCTCTCGGCCCGGGCCGGTGACGCGCTCCGGATGAACGTCGCGAACGGTCTACGGGAGCCGATGACCCTTCACTGGCACGGCCTTCACCTTCCTGCCGCCGCCGATGGCGGCCCGCATCAGGAAATCGCACCGGGCGCCGTGTGGTCGCCGGAATTCGACCTGCGCCAGAAGGCGGGCACCTTCTGGTTTCACGGTCACCAGCACCGCAAGACCGCCGAGCATGTCTGGGCGGGCATGGCCGGGGTGATCCGGATTTCTGACAACGAAGAGGACGCGCTGCCCCTGCCCCGGACGCATGGCGAGGACGATTTCACCCTCGTTCTTCAGGACCGGCGCTTCGACCCGGCGGGCCAGATGCCCTACGACGCGAACATGCACGACCGCATGGCCGGGATGCAGGGCGACGTGATGCTGGTTAACGGCCTCGCCTCCCCCGTCCTCGACGCCGATGCCCCGCGTCTCCGGCTGCGGATCCTCAATGGCGCCAACGGGTCGTTCTACCGCCTCCATTTCGCAGACGACCGCGTCTTTCACCAGATCGCCTCGGATGGCGGCCTGCTGGGTGCGCCCGTGGCAATGCGGGACACAGTGCTCAGCCCCGGGGAACGCGCCGAATTCCTGCTCGACCTCGCCGACGGTGCGACGGCCCAGCTCCGGGCCGAGGCCTTCGGCGCGGAAGCGCCGGTGATGGGCAGCGCCGGCATCCGCGAGGTGATGACCTTCCGCCCGAAAGCCGCCCGCGCATCGGCGCCGGCGCTGCCGGCGCGGCTGGCCGAGATCGCCCCCCCGCCCAAGGCGACGGGCGAGACCCGCAGCTTCATGCTTTCGATGAGCGGCATGGGCATGGTGGGCGATTTCCTCATCAACGGCAGGCAATACGATCATGCCCGAATCGACTTCTCCGTCCCGCTAGGCGCGGCCGAGACCTGGATCTGGGAAAACACCACGCCGATGATCCACCCGATCCATATCCATGACGTGCAGTTCCGCATCCTCGACCGCAACGGACGGCCACCCGCACCGAAGGAAGCCGGGCTGAAGGACACGGTCCTGATCGGACCCGGCGAGAAAGTGACGCTCAGGATGCGGTTTGACGATTATGCCGACCCGGTTCACCCCTACATGTATCACTGTCATATCCTCGAACATGAGGACGCGGGCATGATGGGCCAATTCACGGTCGTCTGACGACGTTCGCGAAGTGTTTCCTATAGTGAATTTTATTTCGCCCTTGTGCGCGAAGAGGTCGGATTCTTTCTTTTCGCATCGCCGAGCGTCGGCTAAAGAGCATAAACCGCTGGCTTCAGGAGACGCCCATGACCGCCCCCCACCGCGACACCGGATTCTTCACCGCACCACTTTCCTCGCGCGATCCCGAGATCTTCAAGTCGATTACTGACGAGCTTGGCCGTCAGCGCGACGAGATCGAACTGATCGCCTCTGAAAACATCGTCTCGAAGGCGGTCCTGGAGGCGCAGGGCTCGGTTCTGACGAACAAGTATGCCGAAGGCTATCCGGGCAAGCGCTACTATGGCGGCTGCCAGTATGTCGACGTGGCCGAGACGCTGGCGATCGAGCGTGCGAAGAAGCTATTCAACTGCAACTTCGCGAACGTCCAGCCGAATTCCGGCAGCCAGATGAACCAGGCGGTGTTCCTGGCGCTCCTGCAACCCGGCGACACCTTCATGGGCCTCGACCTCAACTCCGGCGGCCACCTCACCCACGGCTCGCCCGTGAACATGTCGGGCAAGTGGTTCAACGTCGCCTCCTACGGCGTGCGCCAGCAGGACGAACGGCTTGACATGGACGACGTCCGTGCCAAGGCGCAGGAACACAAACCGAAGCTGATCATCGCCGGCGGCACCGCGTACAGCCGCGTCTGGGACTGGGCCGCGTTCCGCAAGATCGCGGACGAGGTGGGCGCCTACCTCATGGTCGACATGGCCCATATCGCGGGCCTTGTCGCGGGTGGCCAGCATCCCTCGCCGCTGCCGCACGCGCATGTCGTCACCACGACCACGCACAAGTCGCTCCGCGGCCCGCGTGGCGGCATGGTCCTGACGAACCACGAGGACATCGCGAAGAAGATCAACTCCGCCGTCTTCCCCGGCCTTCAGGGCGGCCCGCTGATGCACGTGATCGCCGCCAAGGCCGTGGCTTTCGGCGAGGCGCTGGACCCCTCGTTCACGAACTACGCCGCACAGATCGTCAAGAACGCCAAGGCGATGGCCGATCAGCTGATGAAGGGCGGGATCAACATCGTCTCCGGCGGCACCGACAACCACCTGATGCTCGCCGACCTGCGGCCGAAGAAGGTGACCGGCAAGGCGACCGAGGCGGCACTGGGCCGGGCCCATATCACCTGCAACAAGAACGGCGTGCCGTTCGACCCGGAAAAACCCTTCGTGACCTCCGGTATCCGCCTCGGCACCCCCGCCGGCACCACCCGCGGCTTCGGTGAGGCCGAGTTCCGCCAGATCGCCGACTGGATCGTCGAGGTCGTGGACGGGCTCGCCGCGAATGGCGAGGACGGCAATGCCGAGATCGAGGCAAATGTCCGGGCCAAGGTCGAAGCCCTCTGCGCGCAGTTCCCCCTTTATCCGGGGATGTGAGCGCGCCGCTTAGGACGGTAGACGTAGTGAAGCCCCCGCTCACGCGGGGGCTTTGCTTATTGGCCCCGGATCATTTCGGCTCGGTCACGAACTCCGCCAGAAGCTTCTCGTTCCGCGCCTCTTCAAGCTGGCGGATCCGGTCGTCCAGCGCGCGGGAGTCGAAGCGGTACTTGACCACGTTGATCAGGCTCAGGGTCAGAAGAACGATCCCCATCCCCCAATACCCCTTGGTGGCGAGCGGCACGTCGACCGACATGTAGAGCGAGATCGCGAGAAGCGTGTAGGCGGCAACCACGCCCAGCGCATTCAGGCCCATGATCATTGCGGCGTCGGTTTTCTGGAAGTTCATCTCAGGTCTCCTCGTTCGGAAATGGTTGGCATTGTGTCAGTCGTCTGCGCGAAGCCGCGTCAGGATCTCGACCGCCGTCACCTTGAGCGGCTTGCCGAACCCCTCTGCGGCCATGCGGCCGGTAAGGTCCTCCTTCGTCAGGCCGCGGTCGATCTCGCGCAGAATCTCCGCTTCCTCCTGCGGCTCGTCGCGGGTCAGAACCTCGGCGATCAGTGCGTCGGCCTCGTCCATCGGGCTCCGGCCCGACAGGGTCGTGCGGATTCGCGTCTGGATTGCCCGTTCCTGTCGCACAGCCCTTGCGGCGACAGCGCCCTGCTTCAGGTCGATGATCCGCCGGTTCGTCGTCTCGACCGATTGGCGCAGGCGCAGGATCCGGGCGTCGAGCTGGGCGACGGTCTCGGCGCGGAGCGCGCTTTCGTTCTCCATCTCGGCGATCGCCTCTGCGGCCTCTCCGGCCAGCGTGTCATTACCCGCCGCAAGCGCCGCGCGCGCCCGGACGGTCAGATCGGCGGCCCGCGCTTCAAGCGCGGCAAGCTGGCGGGTTTCCGAGCGCTGGCGCTGGATAAGGCTCGCCAGGGTCGCTTTCGCCGCCTGCAAGCCGCCTTCAGCCTCGCGGATCTTCTGCTCGATCAGTTCGACGGAATACGTTCGTCGCACCGCCTCCTCGGCCCTAGCGCGTTCCCCCAGGAAGAGGGTTCGGATCGTCGTGAGCATCGGCTCCTCCATCAATGAACATTGTTCATGACGGAGATGTAAGGAAGCGTGAACGTTGTTCAAGGATAATATGAACGGCGTTCGGGAAACGATCAGTTTCCAATGCGGCAAAGAACCTGCGCGATCATCGCCTCGATGTTGTGGCGCGACACGCCCGAGATCCGGTTTTGCAGGCCAAGCAGGACAATCCCGTGCACCGCCGAGAACAGGGCGCGGACCATCAGGTCCAGCTCCTTCGGGCCGAGATCGGGGAAGAGTTCGGCCACCGGACCCGCGATATGGCCGAAGAGCGTCTGAAGCTCGTCACGGTACCAATCGGGCACCGCGCCGTCGTTGCTCATGTCGATGTCGAAGAGCGCGCGCCAGAGATGGGTGTTTTCGGCGGCAAAGCCGAGATAGGCGTTCGACATCAGGATCAGCCGCTCGACCGGCATCCTGCCGGCGCTGTCGGAAAGGGATGCGGCCACAGCCTCGCCAATCTTGCGGAAGGTTCGCCCGTTCACCGCCAGGATCAGCGCGTTCAGGTCGTCGAAGACGTTGTAGATCGCACCGAGCGCGCAGCCGGCCTCGGCCGCGACGTCCCGTGCCTTCACGGAGGACAACCCGTCTGACGCGATCCTACGCCCGGTCACGTCAACAAGCCGGTCGCGCAATTCCGCCTTACGCTGTTCTGCCTTGCTGCTCATCGCCACTCCCCTGAACTGCGTTCATGGGTAGCGCACGAGCCTGTCGAGGAAAAGCCCGGATGCCCCCGCGCTCCGCTCAGAGAAAACCGCGCCAGATGAGGAGAGCGATCACCAGAACGCCGGTGGCGAAAAGACCGGTGGCAAAGCCGGTAAACATGTCGAGCAGGATCGCCTTGCGGCGCGCACCGGCACCGAGCGGCTTCAGATAGCGGACGCAGACATCGTAGGCATCGGCAATCCGTTCGTGATCGAGCCGGGAGAGCAGCTTCGGCACGCGCGCCTCCTCGTCGGCCTTGGCGAGATACTCGGCCTCGCGGCGCACCTTGCGCGGCAGGAACCGCCCGCCGCGGCGCAGTTTTTCGGCAAGCCCTTCGCCCCGGACACGCAGCCGCGCCTCCATCAACTCGGCGATCCGGCCGGCCATCTGCTGTACGGTCACGCCACTCATAAGACTCCCCTTGCCCTGCCAGATTACCGCTTGCCTTCCGCTGTCGCAACGTCACTGGAAGCGGTCGCGCCATTGGGCTAGGAAGGCGCATGCTGAATTACACCGACCACGGAACGCCGAGCGGCCTGCCGACCCTTCTCATCGTGCATGGTCTGTTCGGGTCAGCCCGCAACTGGGGCGCCGTCGCCCGCCGCCTCGCCGATGCGCGGCGGGTCGTGACCGTCGACATGCGCAATCACGGCGAAAGTTTTCACGCCGACGGTCACGGCTATGCCGACCTCGCGTCCGATCTTGCCAAGATCATCACCGAGATCGGCGCCCCTGTCGATGTCGTCGGCCACTCGATGGGCGGCAAGGCGGCCATGCAACTGGCGCTGACCCGGCCCGATCTTGTCAACCGCCTCATCGTCGCGGATATCGCGCCGGTCGCCTACGGCCACAGCCAGGCCCACCTCACCCGGGCGATGCGGGCGCTCGATCTCACCGGCCTTACCGCCCGTGGCGATGCCGACCGCCGGCTTCAGGCCTTCGTGGACGACCCCGGCCTCAGGGCCTTCCTGCTGCAATCCCTCGACCTCAAGGGCGAGGTGCCGCGCTGGCGGCTCAATCTCGACGTTCTGGAGCGCGAGATGGACAGGATCACCGGATGGCCGGGCACGGACGGCCGGTTCGGGGGGCCGACGCTGTTCCTGACGGGTGCCCTGTCGGACTATGTCCGGCCCGAGCATCGCCCCGAAATCAAGCGGCTCTTCCCGAATGCGCGTTTCGCGAAACTGCCCGGTGCGGGGCACTGGCTCCACGCCGACAAGCCCCGCGAGTTCGAGGCGGCCGTCAGGGCGTTCCTGACGCCCTCGGGCGGCTGAGAGCGGTTTGGCGACGGCGGCGGACCCGGCCAACGCGTCAATGATCGCGAACAGGCGGGACATCGTATCTTCCCCACCAGCGCGTGTCGCCGCTTGGATTTCAAGGCACCTCAACCGTTCCGGCCGTTGATCCGGATCACGTCCGGCAGTCGAGTGAAAAACGGGCGACGCCGGTATCTCCGGGGATCTTCGTGACCATCGAGTTCGGGATCACCCGGCACCCGGTCGCGGCCTCTGCCGCCTCGACCATCATACGCGGCACGGGCGCGCGCTCCGCACGGGTGAGGTAGCCCATGCGCACAACTTCCGCCTCGCTTCCCTTGTGAAAGACAACGAATTCTATCCCGCCCCGCGTCACCTCTGCCCGGCCCGCGCCGAACATGTCCGGCGCGGGAGAGGCACAGGCGGAGAGGAAGAAAAGGAGAGCGAAACCCTTGCTCATGGCGCCATATTCGGCCGGCCGTGGTTAACGCCGGGTTAACGCCGTCACCGCCCCGAGATCGCCCTGACAAAGCCGGCACGATGGCTCGTAGCGTCAACGGGCGCCGCACACGGATATCCGCCCTTGAACCCGACCGTCCTTGCCCTCAGATTTGCAACGACAAGACCCTGGGAGATACCGATGATCCGCCTGACCCTGCCTCTTCTCGTCCTCATGGCCCTCACCGCTTGCGAAACCGTCAAGGGCGCCGGCCGCGACATCCAGGCCGCCGGCGCGACGATCTCGTCCGGGGCGAGCCAGGTTCAGTCAGACATGTAATCCGGTCGCGTCAGTTTCCCATCCGCCCCGCGACGCCGACGGCGGCAGAACCGACACTGCCGGCCGACGTGCTCGACGGCGAGAAGAGCGCGGCGGGGACCGAAGGCTTGAACGCCCGGCCCGGGTTCTGCCCGGCCCAAAGCGCATAGGCGCCGACGATCGCGCCGCCGATGACGAGAATGCGTCCCATGACTCACCTCCCTGCATGCCTGCGAAAGTGTGTCGCGGAAATCTGGCGAATTTTAGGCTTATTGCCGGGACGGGGTGCCGCGCCCTGACGAACGCGGTCAGGATGACGAGGCGTTGTCCCGCCGCCCGGCCCTCGATCTGCGCGGGATTGTCGATGCCCCCCCGAGGTGCCGCATGTGGCGGCGCAGCGCATATGTTGCGGTTTTCCGCGCCAGACCTACGAGATTTCGTTGATCTTTGCCCCCATCCGCGCTATGGGTCGGCCCACAGGTGCTACAGACGCGGTAGTGCATCCCTGATGCGGACGGGGCCCCCTGGAAACAGGCGGGTCCCGTTGCGTTTCGGATGAGCGAAAAATCGGACTCAGAAAAGGCGCCAGGTGCTCAGACGCGGTCTTCGCACGTGCCTTGCGGCACACCCTGACGCCTTCCTGATCGGTCCGCCCGTTGCCGGGCCTTCCCACCAGTTCGCGACGATTCAATGAACCGCCACAACCACTTAGGGCCCGAAGACCTCTCGTGGCCCGCTCCGGTCCTTGCGCCACCGCGACCGCTTCAAGTCCGAGGACCGTCCACGATCCGCCAGCGGTCCGCACCGTGCGAGGGGTCGATACGGCCGGAGCCCATCTTACCACCCGCGAGTTGCGGAGACCTTTGCGTCCGCCCGGTGTCTTGCGATCCGTTGCGGTAAAGCCACGTTCGCCCTTCCCCCCGAGTCGGGCAAGGGAATAGCACCGCAGCATGGAAATTTCCGGGGGATAAACCCTTGAAATCACGTGTGGAAAAGCTGTGGAGAAGGCGAGGAAACGCTTTCGTGACGGGCGGTTGCGGGATTGAACCGG
It encodes the following:
- a CDS encoding response regulator codes for the protein MTLLGHDLRAAVSDIIGGLRLIDQDGFDDATRLQLERIRASGEILARLLEQGLAMMLGEDDFAATHPANLQMARFLYDIEMRWSGRASEKGLDFKVSRSGDVPQVLTLDRIALERILSNILSNAVKYTDEGTVGLDICMADTGALRITVVDQGPGFSADALTRLFEFKGRPDGTGKPGQGLGMHITKSMAGRLGGTISVENLPTRGARVTLDLPPDTWTIAASEPIVELPDLSRTKVLVAEDNATNQTIIGHMLAKMGAQYEIAEDGVEALHWLERENFDLALIDIEMPRLSGIDVIRALRANDRLHSHMPIIAITAYVLRANRDAIYAAGADAILAKPLAGLETFGMAITNVLNRVNRPEEDQTVQADEMAEFDRASFDRLIDIAGPVASRELLERLCNDLRKTERGLVAGLADNDIAAIRAETHVLIALAGAVGAARLQALAQTLNVAAHRRERGDLSQLGRDALAQLDRLIHFVNQERARRGEAA
- a CDS encoding sigma-54-dependent transcriptional regulator, which produces MTGRPLLLVEDTPSLQLVYESVLRSAGHEVQSADDAASGLAAFKTLQPPVVLLDLMLPDRDGLDLMREFLTIKPDTHVIVITANGSINKAVAAMRAGAHEFLVKPFDEQRFLNAIDNALAGTTDNGPASANGKAATAPGDFIGESEPMRQVYAKIGSVARSMATVFITGESGTGKELCAQAVHDLSNRARGPFVPLNCGAIPSELLESEVFGHVKGSFTGAISDKPGAAAAADGGTLFLDEICELDLNLQTKLLRFLQTSTIQPVGATRSRKVNVRIICATNRDPLQEVRRGRFREDLYYRLHVVPILMPPLRERGDDVVAIAEAALARFACEEGRQFRDIDPDVKTLFRALDWPGNVRQLLNVMRHVVVLNDGPTVTRAMLPFELHHELERAGDAAQESAAPQVPLEGLVGRTLAEIERLVIEETIARHGGSVPKAARVLDVSPSTLYRKIESWKQRS
- a CDS encoding NAD kinase, with amino-acid sequence MPKAGKITFLASDSEAAKDALAKLSAIYGSVPLDKAEVIVALGGDGFMLHTLHATQAMDVPVYGMNCGTIGFLMNEYGEEGLRERLESAEEEVINPLSMRATRADGTVHEALAINEVSLLRAGPQAAKLRITIDGKMRMEELVCDGALVCTPAGSTAYNYSAHGPILPIGAEVLALTAMAAFRPRRWRGALLPMTAKVRFDVLDPQKRPVMADADGRSARDVVTVEVQSEPSVRHRILFDPGHGLEERLTREQFV
- a CDS encoding multicopper oxidase family protein — its product is MTLLPTVSRRTLLAGLGGLALAAPALLRPRPAYAALTGRPFAQPALDAGRTEAGRRVFDLAVAAGRHQFLDGVETATTGINSAFLGPILSARAGDALRMNVANGLREPMTLHWHGLHLPAAADGGPHQEIAPGAVWSPEFDLRQKAGTFWFHGHQHRKTAEHVWAGMAGVIRISDNEEDALPLPRTHGEDDFTLVLQDRRFDPAGQMPYDANMHDRMAGMQGDVMLVNGLASPVLDADAPRLRLRILNGANGSFYRLHFADDRVFHQIASDGGLLGAPVAMRDTVLSPGERAEFLLDLADGATAQLRAEAFGAEAPVMGSAGIREVMTFRPKAARASAPALPARLAEIAPPPKATGETRSFMLSMSGMGMVGDFLINGRQYDHARIDFSVPLGAAETWIWENTTPMIHPIHIHDVQFRILDRNGRPPAPKEAGLKDTVLIGPGEKVTLRMRFDDYADPVHPYMYHCHILEHEDAGMMGQFTVV
- the glyA gene encoding serine hydroxymethyltransferase, encoding MTAPHRDTGFFTAPLSSRDPEIFKSITDELGRQRDEIELIASENIVSKAVLEAQGSVLTNKYAEGYPGKRYYGGCQYVDVAETLAIERAKKLFNCNFANVQPNSGSQMNQAVFLALLQPGDTFMGLDLNSGGHLTHGSPVNMSGKWFNVASYGVRQQDERLDMDDVRAKAQEHKPKLIIAGGTAYSRVWDWAAFRKIADEVGAYLMVDMAHIAGLVAGGQHPSPLPHAHVVTTTTHKSLRGPRGGMVLTNHEDIAKKINSAVFPGLQGGPLMHVIAAKAVAFGEALDPSFTNYAAQIVKNAKAMADQLMKGGINIVSGGTDNHLMLADLRPKKVTGKATEAALGRAHITCNKNGVPFDPEKPFVTSGIRLGTPAGTTRGFGEAEFRQIADWIVEVVDGLAANGEDGNAEIEANVRAKVEALCAQFPLYPGM
- a CDS encoding PspA/IM30 family protein — translated: MLTTIRTLFLGERARAEEAVRRTYSVELIEQKIREAEGGLQAAKATLASLIQRQRSETRQLAALEARAADLTVRARAALAAGNDTLAGEAAEAIAEMENESALRAETVAQLDARILRLRQSVETTNRRIIDLKQGAVAARAVRQERAIQTRIRTTLSGRSPMDEADALIAEVLTRDEPQEEAEILREIDRGLTKEDLTGRMAAEGFGKPLKVTAVEILTRLRADD
- a CDS encoding TetR/AcrR family transcriptional regulator; the protein is MSSKAEQRKAELRDRLVDVTGRRIASDGLSSVKARDVAAEAGCALGAIYNVFDDLNALILAVNGRTFRKIGEAVAASLSDSAGRMPVERLILMSNAYLGFAAENTHLWRALFDIDMSNDGAVPDWYRDELQTLFGHIAGPVAELFPDLGPKELDLMVRALFSAVHGIVLLGLQNRISGVSRHNIEAMIAQVLCRIGN
- a CDS encoding alpha/beta fold hydrolase, which gives rise to MLNYTDHGTPSGLPTLLIVHGLFGSARNWGAVARRLADARRVVTVDMRNHGESFHADGHGYADLASDLAKIITEIGAPVDVVGHSMGGKAAMQLALTRPDLVNRLIVADIAPVAYGHSQAHLTRAMRALDLTGLTARGDADRRLQAFVDDPGLRAFLLQSLDLKGEVPRWRLNLDVLEREMDRITGWPGTDGRFGGPTLFLTGALSDYVRPEHRPEIKRLFPNARFAKLPGAGHWLHADKPREFEAAVRAFLTPSGG
- a CDS encoding entericidin A/B family lipoprotein, producing MIRLTLPLLVLMALTACETVKGAGRDIQAAGATISSGASQVQSDM